One stretch of Halobacillus litoralis DNA includes these proteins:
- a CDS encoding AAA family ATPase: MKALTLTMAAFGPYRHKQVVDFTTLGEESIFLITGPTGAGKTTIFDAMCFALYGRASGSDRDQDSMRSHFADSNEPTYVEFTFELRGKTYRIVRMPKQTKKKERGEGWKEEPARADFYIHQGDEEKLVASKIKEVNEHIEDILGLDYEQFRKMIMIPQGEFRKLISENSKEREEILQRIFKTEFFAEVTDYFKKQSKELETEIKQFEWKISQEKERIVWGEEADSELENEELSKVRERLSQRINHQIEWMTEQKNYMNQLKQTTDHMQNQYFESKQLLDLFEERDKLSTERQNLNEHSTVIKGLEKEYALAKQAAEVRSYEKQYEERKSELEQLLSSQKERKETYNRVKSEFDKVQEEYVKEADQQENREQLKESWQQKLREKEHLEEFLKKNQGLKNLEKEMANHRRALSGLNETEQKILDDTKWMKEKLKGERTLREAAYEKKQSYQTLKLRKETIERLSKEWLQLAKLRSRYQSVSKHYQERKQTSQKAKESYEKALDEIRKHHAYTLSLHLSDDTPCPVCGSSDHPHPAGKPDGVMSEEQVERLRERHGEAEQSFEKAQDELVQVKSEGEAQRQLTESLWSDLKIEHELSEDSIEKERQICVWNMEKVFKEYNDLKEQIEDLQSTEKKMDQMDQQLESLKKEKDALQQKINDQQQEQTKRKTELESLKENLPSTTEHPDILVEEAAKLEKSFKEADEKWKEIQSLYQSKRDEWQKIQTAVEEGQKYLEQAEKALEQRKTEFDQTLVQFSFDSIEQYQSAIRTPQKMEQMINEIQQHQQRVQVVNEHLEELDQKLKEKDRPELHAVQEKLEEMQEKLNEQREMVNHLHMSLQQNESIRDNIRALVEEQGELAAKYYDIAELAQISNGDNHLRLSLERYVLASYLDEILIQANLRLDQMTDHRYQLIRSDSIAKRGAQSGLDLEVIDHHTGQQRSVRTLSGGEGFKTSLSLALGMADVVQAHAGGVQLDTLFIDEGFGTLDDLSLEQAIGCLRSLQDGNRMLGIISHVQQLKEEIPAKLQIDAGPEGSKVEFVFQ; this comes from the coding sequence ATGAAAGCACTCACTCTTACGATGGCGGCTTTTGGTCCTTATCGTCATAAGCAAGTGGTGGATTTTACGACTTTAGGAGAAGAGTCGATCTTCCTCATCACCGGACCGACTGGCGCAGGGAAAACAACGATTTTTGATGCGATGTGTTTTGCCCTCTATGGACGTGCTAGTGGCAGCGATCGGGACCAGGACTCAATGCGTAGTCATTTCGCCGATTCAAACGAGCCAACCTATGTAGAATTCACTTTTGAATTACGAGGCAAAACGTACCGCATTGTGCGTATGCCAAAACAAACGAAAAAAAAGGAGCGTGGTGAGGGTTGGAAAGAGGAGCCTGCCCGTGCCGACTTTTATATCCATCAAGGTGATGAAGAGAAACTGGTAGCATCGAAAATTAAAGAAGTGAACGAACACATTGAAGACATCCTTGGTCTTGATTATGAACAATTCCGGAAAATGATCATGATTCCACAAGGTGAATTCCGAAAATTAATCTCTGAAAACAGTAAAGAGAGAGAGGAAATCTTGCAACGTATCTTTAAAACAGAATTCTTCGCTGAAGTGACTGACTACTTCAAGAAACAGTCGAAGGAACTGGAAACAGAGATCAAGCAATTTGAATGGAAAATTTCTCAGGAGAAAGAGAGAATCGTTTGGGGCGAAGAAGCAGACAGTGAATTGGAGAACGAAGAACTTTCAAAAGTCCGAGAACGCTTGAGTCAACGGATCAATCATCAAATAGAATGGATGACGGAACAAAAAAACTATATGAATCAACTCAAGCAAACGACCGATCACATGCAAAACCAGTATTTCGAATCAAAACAGCTCCTGGATTTATTTGAAGAAAGAGACAAGTTGTCCACGGAACGTCAGAATCTTAACGAACATTCAACTGTTATCAAAGGTCTGGAGAAAGAATATGCTCTTGCAAAACAGGCAGCGGAGGTCCGTTCGTATGAGAAGCAGTATGAAGAACGAAAAAGTGAGCTTGAGCAGCTCCTTTCGAGTCAAAAAGAGAGAAAAGAAACTTACAATCGTGTGAAATCGGAGTTTGATAAGGTTCAGGAAGAGTATGTAAAAGAAGCAGATCAACAAGAAAACCGTGAACAGTTAAAAGAATCCTGGCAGCAAAAATTGAGAGAAAAAGAGCATTTAGAAGAGTTTTTGAAAAAGAATCAAGGACTAAAAAATCTCGAAAAAGAGATGGCCAATCATCGACGTGCCCTCTCAGGCTTGAATGAAACGGAACAAAAGATTCTAGATGACACAAAGTGGATGAAAGAAAAATTGAAAGGCGAAAGGACTTTAAGAGAAGCGGCTTATGAGAAAAAGCAGTCCTATCAGACCCTGAAATTAAGAAAAGAAACCATTGAACGCTTATCCAAAGAATGGCTTCAGTTGGCAAAGCTCCGCTCACGTTATCAGTCTGTTTCCAAACACTATCAGGAAAGGAAACAAACGTCACAAAAAGCCAAAGAATCCTATGAAAAAGCATTGGATGAAATAAGAAAACATCATGCATACACCTTATCCTTACATTTAAGTGATGACACACCGTGTCCTGTGTGCGGTTCATCAGACCACCCACACCCGGCAGGGAAACCGGATGGTGTGATGAGTGAAGAACAGGTGGAGCGACTTAGAGAGAGGCATGGAGAAGCTGAGCAATCTTTCGAGAAAGCACAAGATGAATTAGTTCAGGTGAAATCTGAAGGAGAAGCCCAGCGTCAATTGACAGAAAGTTTGTGGAGTGATTTAAAAATAGAACATGAACTCTCTGAAGATTCGATCGAAAAAGAAAGACAAATCTGCGTTTGGAATATGGAAAAGGTCTTCAAAGAATATAACGACCTTAAAGAACAAATTGAAGACTTGCAATCCACCGAGAAAAAAATGGACCAGATGGATCAACAACTGGAATCACTAAAAAAAGAAAAAGACGCACTTCAACAAAAAATCAATGACCAACAGCAGGAGCAAACCAAACGAAAAACAGAGTTGGAATCATTGAAAGAAAATCTGCCTTCCACGACCGAACATCCTGATATATTAGTAGAAGAAGCGGCCAAGCTTGAAAAGTCATTCAAAGAAGCAGATGAAAAATGGAAAGAAATCCAAAGCTTATATCAAAGCAAAAGGGACGAATGGCAGAAAATCCAAACAGCTGTAGAAGAAGGTCAGAAATACTTGGAGCAGGCGGAGAAGGCTTTAGAACAACGGAAAACGGAATTTGATCAAACGCTTGTTCAATTTTCTTTTGACTCAATCGAGCAATATCAATCGGCTATACGAACACCTCAAAAAATGGAACAAATGATTAACGAAATTCAGCAGCACCAACAACGGGTTCAGGTTGTCAACGAGCATTTGGAAGAATTGGACCAGAAGCTAAAAGAAAAAGACCGTCCAGAATTACATGCCGTTCAGGAGAAGTTGGAAGAAATGCAGGAAAAACTGAACGAGCAGCGGGAAATGGTTAATCATCTTCATATGTCTCTACAACAAAATGAGTCCATTCGAGACAACATCCGAGCGCTGGTAGAAGAACAAGGGGAGCTTGCTGCAAAATATTACGATATTGCTGAGCTTGCTCAGATTTCCAACGGGGACAATCATTTACGTCTCTCATTGGAGAGGTATGTGCTAGCCTCTTATTTGGATGAAATTCTCATACAGGCCAATTTGCGCCTCGATCAGATGACGGACCACCGTTATCAACTGATCCGAAGTGATTCTATAGCTAAGCGCGGTGCTCAAAGTGGGCTCGATCTTGAAGTGATTGATCATCATACGGGTCAACAGCGTTCAGTAAGAACATTATCTGGTGGGGAAGGTTTCAAAACATCCTTAAGTTTAGCTCTTGGAATGGCTGATGTCGTTCAGGCCCATGCTGGAGGTGTTCAATTGGACACATTGTTCAT